CGTTGGCGCGGCCTTGCGGGCCTCATCCACATCTGCTTGGGTGAGGTCGACCTGCTTAGAGTGATGTTTGAGCTCGGTGGATACCTGCTCGTTGTAGGGGAGCTGCGCTTGATGTCGTTCGTCGGATGTCTTCTGGTTCGCATTGAGGCGGCGGATGACCGTCTCGAGCAAGTTCTGCAACTTTATCGATGATCTCCGTCATCGCCTCGAGGACGCGGTGGGTCTGCGTTGAGGGTTTGGACGGCGCCGTGGTCTCGCTCCAAATCATCCGAACCCCGAGCAGGATTTCGGGCGAGCTCATCGGAACGGCTCGCACCTGACCCGGTGGATTTTACCGGCGATCGAGAGGGTATGAGATCAGCGGCAACAGTGAGGTGGTGGGAAAAAATTTCTAGGCTCTGATTATCAGATTGTCATCACCCGAGTGAGAAGGGGATCGAGAAGGGAGATAGGCGAGGAGCAGCAGGTTAGGTGAGCGCGAGCTTGGAGAAGGGGAAAGGGAAACTAGTTGATATTTCCATCGCTGCCTCACACACTGGTCATCGTACAATTTGTAGCTGCCCACCTGGGCTAGCCAACCTGGCCTTGGGCCCAACACATTATACGGCCTTCGGCCCAACACACACCACTCTCTTTCTGTTGCGGTTCAGTTAAACGCAGTTAACTGAACTACACTTTCAGTCCGCTGCAGATATGTCATCTGGAGTCGTGACAGTAGACTTGACTAATCCAAGACATAGTGAATCAGACATCCTTCTTTTTTCCAAAGTACTAATATACCATGCATATGTGATATGTCAAGGCGAATCCTCATCAACCGTTGGCGCAACTCTAGCAAGGCGTTGATTGTTCTGGTACACATACCTGTTGGCCCAGTACAGGTAGTTGAGGAAGCCGAGCAATCCGATAACAGCCACAACCCAGTAGAACAGGTCAAGATGACTAGTGTTCAAGCTTGCACCCTCGAGCCAGCCTACCCGGTGACCATGCCTTGTCGCCGCGTTCACAGCATCCACCAGGAACGTGGCCATCAACGATGCGAGCCCCAGATCACACCAGAACAGCGCCGTGGCGATCGACTTCATGCCCCATGGCGCCTCACTGTTGAAGAACTCGAGCAGCCCGGTGAACGACGTCACATCCGACACGCCGAGCAGGAAGAACTGAGGTGCGAGCCAGAAAAGGGACATCTGCACCTCAGCCCCCTTCCTCTTTTTCTCGACAACTGCCGCGATGACGCAGGCAAGTATCATGGAGGCAAAGCCTATGCCGATGCGCTGCAAGTGGGTGATGCCGCCTCTGTAGCCCGTGCGCCTTCGCAGGAACGGCACGATGAACTGGTCATAGACCGCAAGCATCAACATCTGGAATGTGATGGGGATGACGAAGAGTGTCGCCGGGGAAACGTTGATCTTGCCGAGCCTCGTGTTGGTcaagccaccttgctgcaccgtgAACGTGAAGAGGATGATGCTCGATATGTATCCAATCacggagctgatgaagatgggaagCATGCGGAGCACAATCTTGGTCTCCTCCACCTTGGTCACGCTGCAGACCAACCAGTCCCCCTTTTCACCACGGTTGATGCAAGCTTTATCAAGAAATCTGGCACCATGCATCACAGAGTTAGGTAATGGATTCTCAAAACTCTATGGGGTACGCTACTCTCTATGGCAGCTTGATAAGTGCAAGTAATTAAAAACATGGTTCGATTCACCGAGTCTTACTTCAGACTGTTTGTTTGAGAGAGCGAGCCATTGTTATCTGTCCCCACCTCGGTACTGCTTTCATGTGCTTCTTCTAGCTCCTCACTAACTTCAATCTTCCTGTTTCGGAAGGCAACCACAAGAACCTGGGAGAAGCAAAATTGAAGTCAACACAAGCAACATACCATTATGTTTTGAGCCAGGAAGTAGCATGTACCACCTGCAGTATTCGAGTCAGAGGACTTCCTTGTGGTACTTGGTTGCGGTAGAAAGGGAGACCAGCAGCAACTACGAGCAATCCGAGCAGAACTATGACGGCACACAACCCTAGTGCGATATCCCACCCTTTGTAGTTTTGGAGCCACACTATGAGAATCAGCCCTACGAAGCCTCCAAAAGAGATTCCAAAGGTATACCAGTTAAAGAAGCTGGACTGCTGATGGGACTCTTTGGGATCTTCATGGTCAAATTGGTCTGCTCCAAGGGATGGCAAGCAAGCCcgtatacaaccatcaccaaatgCACTCAGATACAAGCCTACATACAATAAGGCAGCGTTCTTGCCCTGGACCTCTTTGCAATTGTTTGGCTCTGCTACAATATTGCAAGGGGGTGGATGGAGGGAAGGTAGGTAGGCTTGCAGTGCGAGTAGTCCGTATCCCTGCACAAATTAATGCATGCTCGATCAATTGTGCTACAATAACATTACATATCTTAGTTCCCTACTTGAATGCGGATTAATGTTGGCATGAAGGAAGTCCTCATTTATCGCCGTTAATAAGTGGGTTTCATTGTCAAGGATATGCCAAAGTATGTACTGTATCTTTCGCCTGAGTTGAGTTATATGAAAACATGACAAGTTATAAGGCAGTTTTAAGTTTCAGCATACCGCCGGTATGCTAAAGGCACATCGCTGTTTTAGTAAGGTATATTTATACTCCACTCTCACCATGCTGCTTACAATTTTGTACACCCAAAATTGATTGTTGCTTATGGTTTGTGTCTATTACAGTAGATGCCAGGCTAAATGGTTGGAGGatatttcctcttcttcttttcaaacaaTTGTTCTCACTGATTTTGTTAACGAAATCATGGCTCTATTTTGCCTTTTCAAAAAATAAATGTATCCCAAGTTCCCAAACAAATTTCAGTTTTGGAAATTTACATCAGAATTGCAGACAACACTTCAAATTTGGTGCCCTTTCAAAAAAGAATTCAAATTTGGTGAGGCCACATCGAAATGAAGAAAATTACAATAATAAAACAAATCAAATCTATGGTACTATGTTAGTCATTTTTAGCACTTATCAGAGTATAATTTTAAGATAATAGGATTTCATATTCACTTCTTTCTACTGATAAAGCTGCATATGTTTAACATAATTCATAAAGAAACACATGTTTTATTGCCGTCTCTGTTATTGGCTGGTTCTAGTtaaacaaagaataactcctttgagtcAGTAGAAAAATAGAAATCATGTAGATAACTGAACAGATGAAGCTGCATAGTTTTGGCGCAAGTGATGCATAGAAATCATGTATATTACCAGAAACATAAATGGACCAATGAGGAGCATAGTTTTGGCGCGAGTGATGTAGGAGTCAGAGAGGAAAGCTCCGATCATTGCAAACCCGGATGTGGCGCCAAAGAAATTAGCAGCTGTAGTCACCGAGCCCGAAACCCCCATATGCATTGTTCCGTGGAGATAAGTAACCATATTCAGCACGTTTGGGACAATAACCACGTTTGTTACCACAGTCAGAACTGCAAATGGGAAACAACGTACAAAAGTGATTCAATGTCTTAAACTCAGAAGCTTACAATGAGATATTGTATGTGCAAGCATGTGTAAACATGCATGCAAATAAGGACTCGGCCTGTATAGTGACTTAATTACCATACAAAAACCATGCTGCTCTGACTCCACCGTGCACCTCTTTGTTGATGGTTTTCCCCCTCCAATTCACAAAGACTCCAAGTGCCATGGCGCTTCTTCTTCCCCCTTCTGACTCACTACTGCTTGTCTGCGTGCCTCTTGCATGCCTCAACATAAGAGGAGTATATATAGAAGGTGGATATTCATATTCAGAGGACTGATAGCATCTGCAGGACCAATCAAAGATTCTGGCTTATTTTATCCCGTCATTACCCACTTGAATTACATTGCTTCTACTTgccactccctccgtccgaaaatacttgtcatcaaaatggataaaaagagatgtatctagaactaaaatacgtctatatgcatctccttttatccattttgatgaatagtatttccggacggaggtagtattttcTACCAAGTAAAAGGTACATGTGAGTATGTGACCCTATCACAAGTACCAACAACTAGCACATTTTGCTAtcaatgtgtcactatcctgagagCAACATTTTGCAAGTTAGCTCATAATCCATCAATTTTTTCGAGCACAAGTTCTTTTTTTATGGTAGTGCACCTTGACTGATTCATGAAGTGGAAATCCCGCATCTGGGACAAACATGATAACTACGTATATGAGAACTTAGAACTACAACAAAACAAATTATTAGAAGAAGACGCCAAACCTACAATgacaaacaaaacaaacaaaagtGCTTAATTTTTTCCCTATATTTCAAACTCAAAACNNNNNNNNNNNNNNNNNNNNNNNNNNNNNNNNNNNNNNNNNNNNNNNNNNNNNNNNNNNNNNNNNNNNNNNNNNNNNNNNNNNNNNNNNNNNNNNNNNNNNNNNNNNNNNNNNNNNNNNNNNNNNNNNNNNNNNNNNNNNNNNNNNNNNNNNNNNNNNNNNNNNNNNNNNNNNNNNNNNNNNNNNNNNNNNNNNNNNNNNNNNNNNNNNNNNNNNNNNNNNNNNNNNNNNNNNNNNNNNNNNNNNNNNNNNNNNNNNNNNNNNNNNNNNNNNNNNNNNNNNNNNNNNNNNNNNNNNNNNNNNNNNNNNNNNNNNNNNNNNNNNNNNNNNNNNNNNNNNNNNNNNNNNNNNNNNNNTAAAAACATAGGAGGGGTAGGTTCCTCAGGACCTTCGAGATCTATGCATTGTTCTTCAGTCCAGTGCAAATGAAGAGTACAGCGCAAATGCATCACAGGAGGGGTAGGTTCCTCATGAAGAGTTGCAGGATGCGTGGCCAGCGCTGCCTCCTCTTCCTCACGCAGCTGCATGGCGTGTCTTCCCGCAAGTCCTTTTCAGATTGACCGCGTGTAGACGAGAATTAATCTGAATCAATTCCGCCGTCGCTCGTATCCAAGCTTCTCCTCCGTTATTGTTTGTCCAATGTGGTCAGCCGTCCGAGCTCCGAGATCCTCGTATTGTCCGTCCATGTATGTCGGCCGTCGCTCGTACCCGAGCTTCTCCTCCGTTATTGTTTGTCCATGTATGTGGTGTCCGAGCTCCGAGATCCTCGTATTATCCGTCCATGTATGTCCGCCGTCCATGGCTCCTCCTCCGAGGCATATTGCCGCCCATGGTCCGTTGTCTGTTCCTTTTCGTTCTTGGTGAGCTTCTCTTTCTTGTTGATTCACCCAGTCACCTGTGTATAAGTCAGATGAGGTTTGGTCCAAAAGAGCGATGTGGGAATAATAATCCAACAGCCGAGAGTGCCAATAGAGAAGATAGACACTCAAGACACATTCATTGCTTTTTTACCATATATCATTAATACCGTTAAGGTCCATGGCTGTGCATACAGAGCCCCATATTTCAGAATCGCTGTTTTGATATGATCTGAGACGGATCCTGTTCCGCGTATCATCATGCACTGATGCAGCTTATTTTGGCTATGTTTATCATTATCATGAATTATCAATGTCAACCTTGTTTATTGTGCTATTGGCCTCTAGTGTACTTCAATATTGTTCTATTTTGAAAAGAAAATGTGTTACTTACCGCTAAACATTGCCCTGCAGGAAATAGAAGCTGGATATCTAAGATGCTCGAATTCATTGTAAAACTAATTCTATGTAATGTGCTGCAAGGCCTAGTAAAAAAGGTCTGAGTGAGCTAGGTTGGTTCGTCGTGGGGGTTGTCCGGCCTACCCCCTGGCAAAGGCTGGTCCCCCTACCGATCGATTTCGTTTGATCGGCCCTCCTTCCTGGAGGTCGAACGCCAGTTATTGGGGTCCTAAAAGGATTGCACAAAACATATAGGGACGGATTGAAACTTATATCAAACATCATCAGATGAGTTTTAgatgacgagagagagagagagagagagagagagagagagagagagagagagagacctcacAAAATGAGGCTGCTGCAACGAACCGGAACAGTcaaaaagacaagaaaacaaaaacagaaagatTTTTTTTAGTATAAACATACTTTTCTTTATTCATCAATCTTGCCACGCACATCAGCCAAAAAATAAAGTAGGACGTTTTTGAATATGCACGCAACGCACATGGACCATAACACAGAATCACGTCATGAAAGGCCCATCAAATAACCCCATTATAAATAAACATAAAACACACTCCATCATCTCCCCAATCCGCCATACTAAATATTCCATTAGTTCCAAAATACAAGGGGTATTAGTCCTTTGGAAAGTCATTTTTTTAACTTTGACCAAGTCTAGAGCcaaaaatatcgacatccacaatattaagccaaaaaaatatgaaaattcatttcatgatgaatcaaATAACACCAATTTGATATTACGATTTTGatatattttttcataaatttgaTCAAACTCAAAAAGgttgaacttttcaaaaaaaaagtaaTATGCCTTATCTTTTAAAACAAAACGAGTAATATTTTTAAAGAATCTCAACAACACCAACGGCGCAGCAAAGCGCGCCCAACCCTTCTAGTATGCATGCAATGCACATGGACCAGCCCACACCACCATGCTACCCACACACGTTTGGTGCGGGGCTCGATCACGCTGCAAAATCTATTTGACGCCAAAATCACTAATCTAGGAGTACTCCTTCCAAAGATCCAGGTTGTGACAATTGGGTACTACATATGCGCCACTTATCGCAACCTGAGAATTTTCCCATTTTTTCATAGATccatttattgaaaatattttatcTATTAAATCGTCCGTCCAAATCTTGAACCATTTTCACAGTTGGATTCCTGcatcgagatctttaaaactagattccatgttgataggttttgtcgaactttttttcacgaaaaaaccgaaccagaagcatgtttttttctctttttggaAGCCGTTTCCGAGAGtggaagcaaatctgtgcctctcCGCGGAAGTAAAATCGTGCCTCTTACAAAAGAAAAACAAGAgagagaaaacacgtttttttcgttttcTGAAGGCCTGACCGTCCCTCTCGCGCAAGCAAAACCATACCTCTCACGGAAGAGAAAAAAGAGAAGACACGTTTTTTTgcttccgaaaggcacggccgtacctctcacggaagcaaaactgtgCCACTCATgaaagaaacaaaagagaaaacATGTTTCTTTTGGTTTCTGAGAGGCCCGGccctgcctctcgcggaagcaaaaccgtacctCTCATAGAAGAAAAACATTGCCTCTCACGAAAGACACATTCTTTTAACAAATTGTTttgtcgaaaagctaagaaagaccagcGAAAAACCGAAAAGtcaaaaaaaaactaaactaaaaagCAGAAAACGcgtgcagaaaaataaaaaaaatatccgAAGGGGAGCGCCTAGAGCACGACATGTGGCGGCGGCTGGCATGCTCTCAGCCGACCCCATGTGATCATTGTGGAGGCTACCAAAGAAGCACTCCTCAACTAGTTGCTCTCATTTGGCGCTTAAGTCACCAAATACAGTGTTACGGTACCCCCTCGCTTCCCCGTCATTCGTTACGGGGCAGCCCATCTAGGAGTCGTGTGAGGTACTTTTTTTCCAGAAGCCTCCTAGTTTTGTGAAGCTTCCCAACTGGTTTTTCTTTCGGTTTTTGTctggaatttttttgtttttcctgtTTTTAATTCACAAttatttttcaaattcgtgaaccttttctcaaacttgtgaaattttctcaaattcaaaaacttttttatatttgagatttttttcaaaatttctgaacatttttttgTTCACAAttctttttcaaatttgtgatatTTTTCCAAATTTCCTGAACTTTTCTGTATTCGCGAACAAATTTTCAAATGTGTGAACATTTTTGTATTCGTGAACTTTTCTGTATTTTGTAAACTTTCTAAAATAAAATAAGAAGTTAACGGTCATTGGCCAAAGGTCAGACGGTCAACCAATGGAcgattttttttttgaggaaaatccCAAGAACAAGCTAGCAACGATAGGCCGAGTCTGCAACCGGCCGAACGAAGCGTGTGTtcttaatgggccagcccaacagACCTCACGCCTTAGCGGCGACTCATAATACTGGCATATAACGCGCTGACTAGGAGGTCTCCAATCACGCCGCACGAATGCAGGCTCAAAAAACATGAACTTGAACATTGCGTCACAAAGTCTAGGATTTAGATGTGATATACTCCCTCGGTTCCGAAATACTTGTCGTGGTTTCAGTTCAACGAACGGCAAGTATTTCGAGGCGGAGGTTATTAGCAAATCCGTTTCTctaaaaaaatctacaagtcatgaaAATGCTAGTTTAAGACCTTTTAACACCATAACTTTTCAATTACACAGAATCGACGTGCGAGTCATGAAAATGTGTGCTACTTTtcccccaaaaagaaaagaaaatatatgCTACTTAAATAATATAAGACCACAATAGCTACATGTCAATCGCCTGATTTTTAAattttgggtcaatcgattttggttgaaggaagaaaCAGGTGCAGGGGGGAAAGAAACTCGCCGGAGGAGAGGAAGAAGCTTGCTAGGCAGgctaccccagtatctatcttagggttcaaggtgGGGATGGTGTTAGCCGGCGGTGATGGGGCTTCGCCGAAGAAAAAGCNNNNNNNNNNNNNNNNNNNNNNNNNNNNNNNNNNNNNNNNNNNNNNNNNNNNNNNNNNNNNNNNNNNNNNNNNNNNNNNNNNNNNNNNNNNNNNNNNNNNNNNNNNNNNNNNNNNNNNNNNNNNNNNNNNNNNNNNNNNNNNNNNNNNNNNNNNNNNNNNNNNNNNNNNNNNNNNNNNNNNNNNNNNNNNNNNNNNNNNNNNNNNNNNNNNNNNNNNNNNNNNNNNNNNNNNNNNNNNNNNNNNNNNNNNNNNNNNNNNNNNNNNNNNNNNNNNNNNNNNNNNNNNNNNNNNNNNNNNNNNNNNNNNNNNNNNNNNNNNNNNNNNNNNNNNNNNNNNNNNNNNNNNNNNNNNNNNNNNNNNNNNNNNNNGGGACGGCAGAAGACCGGCGGTGGGGGTGGtttatgggagggcggggcggtcgCGGGAGGCGGGGGCCGGCGGTTAGGGCTGGGCTGGATCGGCGGGTGAGCGAGAGGAAGAAGAGACGGGAGGTTGAAGACGAACAGCGTACGTTGGTTTTTGATCGAACGGTTCAAAGCGGAGAAGGAGAATCGACTGTCTCTTTTCTGAAATTTCAGTCGACTATCGCCTAGCCGCTCCCATATAAGACCTTCAAAAAAACATCAAGAGGTAGAGCAAAACACATGCCTTACTGCGCTGCATACAACGAGCGTGTTTGGCAAGGTGCGTAGGCGGTATGTCCCGGGCTTACTCGGCACACTACCAAGCACTCCCGAGACAGACAATCCTGGCACTCCCAAAAGAGAGGTTGACCCTCAGGAaaccacatcctcgtctccacatcCAGCTCCAATGCCCCTGTGAGCACCTCCGAGTCCAGGCGGCGTCGGAGGTCATCGGTGAGAACCACGTCGGCGTTGGACACCTCGGCGCTCATCTCCATGGACGCCCACTCGTCGACGCAGAAGTCCGGCACGCGGGCCCATCCCAACACCACGTTGCCGTACAGCACCGTGATCGTGACGTTCTCCCTGCAGGTCTTGACGCTCTGGCCGTTGTGGGCTCGGAGGGTAAGGTCGAACGCCGGGTGGATCACTGCCGGGCCGCCGCCGCCTTGCGGGACGAGGCCGTCCACGGCCGTGAGCTTGACGGAGAAACTCGGGCCGTCGGTGGGAGAAGATGAATACCACCCGCAGACAATGAGAACAAGGGTGACGGCCATGAAGCCAAAGAGGAGGCACGCATCACTTCTCCTCATCGTCGGCGCTTCGGCACCGCCGTTAGCACCTACCATGATGTACGTAGGCTGCGCTATCAGACAACGATCGATCTCGAGGTTAATTATAAGCAATGTGCCACAGCTCGATCGCCTGGTATCTTTATTTGGGGGGTGCCAGCCAGATACACAACGAGTTGGAATCGGGCCGTGCGCGGACACGATGACTATCTCCGGTGTTCAGAGTTAGTTTGTAATGCTTACGGCTGCTCGCCGGCGTCCATCGGACTCTATCTTATATGTGTATACACAGGACTACATGGAGACCAATTTCCTCGTTGACACGATATATACATCACCGCCTCCAAGCTACACGCATATCTTTTTTTTTCCCTATCTAGTAGCAAAAACAGATTGGCCTCGTCGCAAGACGTACCCATGGCCATAGATCATAACGGTCTCCTCGCCTCTTTGAGGGGCgactccgatggcttcttcgacaacTGGAAGATTCTCGCCTTGTTCACCTTCCTCGCCCTCTTGGTCTTCGCCTCCGGTTGCATGCTAGCTCACGGCCTGCAGTTTGTTGGGAGGATCAAGTTCTCCATGGAACCCGTCACCTACACCGGGTTCGGGCCGGAGTCCGACCCCGCCACGCCGCCGTCCTTCAACGTCACTCTGCACGCCAAGAGCACGTACCGACGCACGTTCTGCTGGGGCGACGACAGCAGCAGGGGCGCCACCGTGGAAGTGGCCTACTCCGGCGTGGTTATTGCCAAGGCGGACGTCGCACCCTTCTGCGTGCCGGGG
Above is a window of Triticum dicoccoides isolate Atlit2015 ecotype Zavitan chromosome 5B, WEW_v2.0, whole genome shotgun sequence DNA encoding:
- the LOC119308199 gene encoding protein NRT1/ PTR FAMILY 4.5-like, whose amino-acid sequence is MALGVFVNWRGKTINKEVHGGVRAAWFLYVLTVVTNVVIVPNVLNMVTYLHGTMHMGVSGSVTTAANFFGATSGFAMIGAFLSDSYITRAKTMLLIGPFMFLGYGLLALQAYLPSLHPPPCNIVAEPNNCKEVQGKNAALLYVGLYLSAFGDGCIRACLPSLGADQFDHEDPKESHQQSSFFNWYTFGISFGGFVGLILIVWLQNYKGWDIALGLCAVIVLLGLLVVAAGLPFYRNQVPQGSPLTRILQVLVVAFRNRKIEVSEELEEAHESSTEVGTDNNGSLSQTNSLKFLDKACINRGEKGDWLVCSVTKVEETKIVLRMLPIFISSVIGYISSIILFTFTVQQGGLTNTRLGKINVSPATLFVIPITFQMLMLAVYDQFIVPFLRRRTGYRGGITHLQRIGIGFASMILACVIAAVVEKKRKGAEVQMSLFWLAPQFFLLGVSDVTSFTGLLEFFNSEAPWGMKSIATALFWCDLGLASLMATFLVDAVNAATRHGHRVGWLEGASLNTSHLDLFYWVVAVIGLLGFLNYLYWANRYVYQNNQRLARVAPTVDEDSP